Below is a window of Fuerstiella sp. DNA.
CGGACGAACGGCCGGCCAATCAGTCCGGGACCACACGGGACGCCGACCGTATTCGTAAAAGATGACATCTGGCATCTGTTTTATGAACGGTATGATTCCGGAATATGGCTGGCGACGTCGACAGACAGAAAGGTGTGGACGAATGTTTCGGACGAACCGCTGATCATTCCCGGACCGGACGACTACGATGCACTCATGATTGCCATGAATCAAATCGTCCGAATCGGTGACCGTTTTTGTGCAGTGATGCATGGCACCGGCACACCACAAAAGCCGCGACAGTGGTGTACGTATTTAGTGGAGTCCACTGATCTGAGAAACTGGACCAAGTTGAAACGCGGTCCCTTACTGCCGATTGAGCAAAACAAGTCCAGCGGTATTCTCATTCATGACGGAGAAAACTGGAGACTGTATACGATGCACGCCCGCGTGGATGTTTGGTTTTCCGCAGATTGACGCATTGCATTTATTTTCTCCTGCCTGCGATTCTGCAGGGACTGAAACAAATTTGAGTGCGTTCAACCGTTTTGAAGGCTCGAACATCAATGCAGTATTAGTTAGACCGTTGGGGCCGCCATCGCTGCCCGTCGACGGACTAACGTCGTTTTCGTCGCCCGCACGGATTAACAGTGTTGCTCAACCATGGTGGTTGCCGGTGCCAGGTGTTGCCGAAGAAACTGCAGGATACGCTGCTCATACTCATTACCGGCGAAATCCTGAAGATCCTCGTGATGAGCACCATCAACCATCCACAGTTGCTTCGGTTCGACAGCAGCTTCAAACATGATTTTGGTGTCATTTGCGGTTGTGTGGGCATCGTCAGTGCCGGACATGATGAAGACCGGACATCCGATGTTTTTCAGATGAGCAATCGGACGCATTTCAGACACTGAGATGCCCATTCTTGGTTTCATCTGCATCAGCAAAAGCTGAGTCGGGAGTGCCGCGAAGGCACCAAGTTTGACTCGGACGCGATTTCGTACAGCGGTTGCGATATCCGGATAGACCGATTCCAGGACAACGGCGTCCATGTCCAGAGGGGATGCCAGCAGAGTTGCTGCGCCACCCATCGAAAAACCGATGACGCCAATCGGTTCATTTGGATGCACAGTTTTAGCGAAGTCGATGGCGGCCTTCGCGTCATGGCTTTCGAGATATCCGATCGTCACCCGGTTGCCGGGACTTTCTCCGTGACTCTGAAAATCGATCATGATCACAGAGTACCCCTCTGTGTACAGAAGTCTCGCTCGATTCAACATTGACAGACGTGATCCGCGGTACGGATGCAGTAGCACAATGACTCCACGGCGGTCCACAGATCGGATATGCCATCCGGTAATCGAGTGACCGGACCGGCTGTCGAGTGTGATGTTTGTTGCAGGAAGATCTGCCGGCGGATCACCGACCTTGACCGGATGTGCGGCCACCAGAGATCCGGCGATCACCCAGATCATCACCAGACCAAGCACCAGCAGCATCACAGTGACAATCAGGAAATAATACATTTGTCTGGATTCGTCATTTTTCGATATTGCATAGACATGCTGCCCGCAGAATTTGTGTCTCACTTGATTTGGTCAGGAGGCATCGATGGAAACCTCATCCCGCAGTGCCAGCCGTGGGGCGTCCCGGCGAACGGGCGGGTGACTGCTGACGTTACTGCCGGACGTGTAACACTCGTGCCTGCCTGGCCACATATTCTCTTTCTCTATACGGA
It encodes the following:
- a CDS encoding alpha/beta fold hydrolase; the protein is MRHKFCGQHVYAISKNDESRQMYYFLIVTVMLLVLGLVMIWVIAGSLVAAHPVKVGDPPADLPATNITLDSRSGHSITGWHIRSVDRRGVIVLLHPYRGSRLSMLNRARLLYTEGYSVIMIDFQSHGESPGNRVTIGYLESHDAKAAIDFAKTVHPNEPIGVIGFSMGGAATLLASPLDMDAVVLESVYPDIATAVRNRVRVKLGAFAALPTQLLLMQMKPRMGISVSEMRPIAHLKNIGCPVFIMSGTDDAHTTANDTKIMFEAAVEPKQLWMVDGAHHEDLQDFAGNEYEQRILQFLRQHLAPATTMVEQHC